One window from the genome of Anaerolineae bacterium encodes:
- a CDS encoding amidohydrolase: MMVVDSHVHVWKNDPAFPWARETANPPEKDYTPEMLLELMRAHGVDRTVLVQPIQYRWDNRYVADALRRFPGWFMAVCRVNPEDPMAPDHLSRLVEEDHFHGVRLSPAADASGDWFTGPLMDPLFARAEHLQVPILILTRPPRLADLARLMERHPELDVCIDHMADADPSDPEQVRAVLAMARFPRAFIKISHTWSLSGQRYPWADTHGLVARVRDAFGPERIMWATDWPVCLERASYGQTLAVVRDHMTFLLPDELEWVLGRTALRLWPFGGDAA; encoded by the coding sequence CTGATGGTCGTGGATTCGCACGTTCACGTCTGGAAGAACGACCCCGCCTTCCCCTGGGCGAGGGAGACGGCGAACCCGCCGGAGAAGGACTACACCCCCGAGATGCTGTTGGAGCTCATGCGGGCCCACGGTGTGGACCGTACGGTGCTGGTGCAGCCCATCCAGTACCGGTGGGACAACCGCTACGTGGCCGACGCCTTGCGGCGGTTTCCCGGTTGGTTCATGGCGGTGTGCCGGGTCAACCCTGAGGACCCGATGGCCCCCGATCACCTCAGCCGCCTGGTGGAAGAGGACCATTTCCACGGGGTTCGCCTCAGTCCTGCCGCGGACGCCTCGGGAGACTGGTTCACTGGCCCCCTCATGGACCCGCTGTTCGCCCGGGCGGAGCATCTGCAGGTGCCTATACTCATCCTGACGCGGCCGCCGCGACTGGCGGACCTGGCCCGGCTGATGGAGCGGCACCCGGAGCTGGACGTGTGCATTGACCACATGGCGGACGCCGACCCGTCCGACCCCGAGCAGGTGCGGGCCGTCCTGGCGATGGCGCGCTTCCCCAGAGCCTTCATCAAGATCAGCCATACCTGGTCCCTGTCCGGGCAGAGATATCCCTGGGCCGACACGCACGGTCTAGTGGCTCGGGTGCGGGATGCCTTCGGCCCCGAGCGCATCATGTGGGCCACCGACTGGCCGGTATGCCTGGAACGGGCCAGTTACGGGCAGACGCTGGCGGTGGTCAGGGATCACATGACCTTCCTGTTGCCCGATGAGTTGGAGTGGGTTCTGGGGCGCACGGCACTCCGGCTCTGGCCCTTCGGCGGCGACGCGGCATAG
- the rsgA gene encoding GTPase RsgA produces the protein MDQLLVVTSWRDPTVWSGLVERYLFTAARNRPQLPIYLNKVDLAEDVQECGRYRHPQQMARYRVLFGRRWPRGSISTAHYDSSGKVLVSREL, from the coding sequence GTGGATCAGCTGCTGGTGGTGACCTCTTGGCGTGACCCCACGGTTTGGTCCGGGTTGGTGGAACGGTACCTCTTCACGGCTGCCCGCAACCGTCCCCAGCTCCCGATCTACCTCAACAAGGTGGACCTGGCGGAGGACGTCCAGGAATGCGGCCGGTACAGGCATCCGCAGCAGATGGCCCGCTACCGGGTGCTGTTCGGCAGGCGGTGGCCCCGGGGAAGCATTTCGACGGCGCACTATGATAGCAGTGGCAAGGTCTTGGTCAGCCGGGAGCTGTAG
- a CDS encoding PHP domain-containing protein translates to MTRPLPVPADRLAVDLHVHTLYSKDSLSTLEDLIAAAQAVRLSGLAITDHNQIEGALRLRDAAPFAVIVGEEVQTAEGEIIGLYLERRIPAGLSPEETVAAIREQEGLVYLPHPCDRIRRSTLSQAAIERIIGQVDAVEVINARVLSSRQNAEAWELAERHGIAMGAGSDAHTPGELAGAYVLLPLCDLTDASSFGNALRRARPMGGLNSPLVHLSSTLARLRKRLKVPSRSVLG, encoded by the coding sequence GTGACCCGCCCTCTACCGGTGCCCGCCGACCGGCTGGCCGTGGATCTGCACGTGCACACGCTCTATTCCAAGGATTCGCTCAGCACCCTGGAAGATCTCATCGCCGCCGCTCAGGCCGTGCGCCTCAGCGGCCTGGCCATCACCGATCACAACCAGATCGAGGGAGCCTTGCGCCTGCGCGATGCCGCGCCCTTCGCCGTCATAGTGGGCGAAGAAGTCCAGACCGCGGAGGGCGAGATCATCGGGCTGTACCTAGAGCGCCGAATCCCGGCCGGCCTCTCGCCCGAGGAGACCGTCGCCGCCATCCGGGAGCAGGAGGGGCTCGTCTACCTGCCCCACCCGTGCGACCGCATCCGTCGCAGCACCCTGAGCCAGGCAGCCATCGAGCGTATCATCGGCCAGGTGGATGCCGTCGAGGTGATCAACGCCCGCGTCCTCTCCTCCCGGCAGAACGCCGAGGCCTGGGAGCTGGCCGAGCGGCACGGCATCGCCATGGGCGCGGGAAGCGATGCCCACACTCCGGGCGAGCTGGCGGGAGCTTACGTGCTTCTGCCCCTGTGTGACCTCACAGATGCTTCCTCGTTCGGTAATGCGCTGCGTCGGGCCCGGCCCATGGGAGGGCTGAACAGCCCTCTGGTTCACCTATCCAGCACTCTGGCCCGCCTGAGGAAGCGGCTCAAGGTGCCTTCGCGGTCGGTGCTGGGCTGA
- a CDS encoding DNA alkylation repair protein: MTYDEVLSELEARADPDSLAGMARFGITPARALGVRLPALRRLARRIGTDRALAAHLWEEGVRETQILASMVDDPAQVTEDQMESWAAEFSYWEICDQVCMNLFARTPLAWAKALEWSARPQEFVKRAGFVLMACLAVSDKKAADGAFEPFFPLIERQSDDDRTNVRKAVNWALRQIGKRNPSLWRQAVAVARRLASGGDRTSRWIGRDALKELTSEAVRERLQIE; this comes from the coding sequence GTGACTTACGACGAGGTACTGAGCGAACTGGAGGCCAGGGCCGACCCGGACTCGTTGGCCGGCATGGCCCGCTTTGGGATCACACCTGCCCGAGCCCTGGGCGTGCGCCTGCCCGCCCTGCGCCGTCTGGCCCGACGCATCGGTACCGATCGGGCCCTCGCCGCCCATCTCTGGGAGGAGGGAGTACGCGAGACGCAGATTCTGGCCTCCATGGTGGACGACCCGGCTCAGGTCACCGAGGACCAGATGGAAAGCTGGGCGGCGGAGTTCTCCTACTGGGAGATCTGCGACCAGGTCTGCATGAACCTATTCGCCAGGACCCCCCTGGCGTGGGCCAAGGCCCTGGAGTGGTCTGCCAGGCCGCAGGAGTTCGTCAAGCGGGCCGGCTTCGTCCTCATGGCTTGCCTGGCGGTCAGCGACAAGAAGGCCGCCGATGGCGCCTTCGAGCCCTTCTTCCCCCTCATCGAGCGCCAGTCCGATGATGACCGGACCAACGTGCGCAAAGCGGTGAACTGGGCCCTGAGACAGATTGGCAAGCGCAATCCAAGTCTGTGGCGCCAGGCGGTGGCAGTCGCTAGGCGCCTTGCCTCCGGCGGCGACCGCACCTCACGATGGATCGGCAGGGACGCTCTCAAGGAGTTGACCAGCGAGGCGGTCCGGGAGCGCTTGCAGATCGAGTGA
- a CDS encoding sugar phosphate isomerase/epimerase, with protein sequence MAQEASIGVSFHSGGLVDSPFDEVIRRLARAGYDAVEIVCGPEAHLRTAEPLGPQIERARGLLEETGLAVSAINPYTAPALVNYARDDLDGALGFWGSLLQIAYELGSRNVNFLPGWLPEGDTAAWKLLIEVLRRLCEMAEKLGVNLAIHNHEAHIIDAPGKCLVLMDHVGSDRLKVLCDITNFHILGSDIGDTVRLLGPHIVHCHLKGVRGRYPYQEFLVPGEEGDELDVDGFVEALVRIGYRGYISVECFRWMRADRPELGCATVAGSLRRVGTRRERGVAASDEEAGR encoded by the coding sequence GTGGCTCAAGAGGCCAGCATCGGGGTGTCGTTCCATTCGGGCGGGCTGGTGGACAGCCCCTTCGATGAGGTCATCAGAAGGCTGGCCCGGGCCGGTTACGACGCGGTAGAGATCGTGTGTGGCCCGGAAGCGCATCTGCGCACCGCGGAGCCACTGGGGCCTCAGATCGAGCGGGCGCGGGGGCTGCTGGAAGAGACCGGCCTGGCCGTGAGTGCCATCAATCCCTACACCGCCCCCGCTCTGGTCAACTACGCCCGGGACGACCTCGACGGCGCCCTCGGGTTCTGGGGCAGCCTCCTGCAGATCGCCTACGAGTTGGGCTCCCGGAACGTGAACTTCCTGCCCGGGTGGCTACCCGAGGGGGACACGGCCGCCTGGAAGCTTCTGATCGAGGTGCTTCGGCGCCTGTGCGAGATGGCGGAGAAGCTAGGCGTCAACCTGGCCATCCACAACCACGAGGCGCACATCATTGACGCTCCGGGCAAGTGCCTGGTCTTGATGGATCACGTGGGCTCGGACCGACTCAAGGTCCTGTGCGACATCACTAACTTCCACATACTGGGGAGCGACATCGGCGATACCGTTCGTCTGTTGGGGCCGCACATCGTGCACTGCCACCTCAAGGGGGTCCGGGGACGGTACCCGTACCAGGAGTTCCTGGTGCCCGGCGAGGAAGGGGACGAGCTGGATGTGGATGGCTTCGTGGAGGCGCTGGTGCGGATCGGCTATCGCGGGTACATATCGGTGGAGTGCTTCCGGTGGATGCGGGCCGATCGGCCCGAGCTCGGATGCGCCACGGTGGCGGGTAGCCTGCGGCGGGTCGGGACCCGGCGGGAGCGAGGGGTCGCGGCCTCGGATGAGGAGGCAGGACGCTGA
- a CDS encoding DUF362 domain-containing protein, with product MHMADYRAALPQGRRTILKINISWQQWYPACSTTPWQLEGVIVRLLKDGYSDLVGAHNRTVVVDAYVGEVNNKHKLVTDRHGVPVVHLYEPEVEWITYEPRQPFLVLDRIFPDGVRIPKMFVGSNIIQLPTVKTHVFTTITGAMKNAFGGLLSERRHWTHACIHETLVDLLMIQQDIHSGLFAVMDGTFAGDGPGPRAMRVHEKDMILASADQVAIDAISAKLQGFDPLSIPFIRLAHERGLGVGDPRQIEVVGTDISGVDWHFQTADTFASWGQKLIYHGPLKPFEKPLLQSPIVPWSYLASRAYYDGFWYPFVGYPRVKEALRSKWGRLFDEYGGVPAHIEPLYRPEVGLGVATGAAAAGLGVLASRRMRCRRRR from the coding sequence ATGCACATGGCGGACTACCGGGCTGCCCTGCCTCAGGGCCGCCGCACCATTCTCAAGATCAACATCTCCTGGCAGCAGTGGTACCCAGCCTGCTCCACCACCCCCTGGCAGCTCGAAGGCGTGATAGTCCGGCTGCTAAAGGACGGCTACAGCGACCTCGTCGGCGCCCACAACCGCACCGTGGTGGTAGATGCCTACGTGGGCGAGGTTAACAACAAGCACAAGCTGGTCACCGACCGGCACGGGGTCCCCGTGGTGCACCTCTACGAGCCCGAGGTAGAGTGGATCACTTACGAGCCCAGGCAGCCGTTCCTGGTATTGGATCGTATCTTTCCTGACGGTGTCCGCATCCCCAAGATGTTTGTGGGGAGCAACATCATCCAGCTGCCCACGGTGAAGACACACGTCTTCACCACCATCACCGGCGCCATGAAAAACGCCTTTGGCGGCCTGCTCAGCGAACGGCGCCACTGGACCCACGCCTGCATCCATGAGACCTTGGTGGACCTACTCATGATCCAACAGGACATCCACAGCGGCCTCTTCGCCGTGATGGATGGCACCTTTGCCGGAGATGGACCCGGGCCCAGAGCCATGCGCGTACACGAGAAGGACATGATCCTGGCTTCTGCCGACCAGGTGGCCATCGACGCCATCTCGGCCAAGCTTCAGGGCTTCGACCCCCTGTCCATCCCCTTCATACGTCTGGCCCACGAGCGCGGCTTAGGCGTCGGCGATCCCAGACAGATCGAAGTCGTAGGCACCGACATCTCAGGGGTAGACTGGCACTTCCAGACGGCCGACACCTTCGCCTCATGGGGGCAGAAGCTCATCTACCACGGCCCCCTCAAGCCATTCGAGAAGCCGCTCCTGCAGTCTCCCATCGTGCCCTGGTCCTACTTGGCATCTCGCGCTTACTACGATGGCTTCTGGTATCCCTTCGTCGGCTATCCTCGCGTGAAAGAAGCCCTGCGCAGCAAGTGGGGTCGCCTGTTCGACGAGTACGGGGGAGTGCCAGCTCACATCGAGCCTCTCTATCGGCCCGAGGTGGGCCTGGGCGTGGCCACCGGAGCGGCAGCCGCCGGCCTGGGCGTGCTCGCTTCTCGACGGATGCGCTGCAGGCGCAGGAGGTGA
- a CDS encoding sugar phosphate isomerase/epimerase, which produces MRLGGPVLTDYEGPDAWVAALRQRGYSAAYCPVEASADDATVRAYEKAARAADIVIAEVGAWSNPLSPDPETRRAALARCKEQLHLADRIGARCCVNIAGSRGPSWHGPHADDLTEATFGLIVETVREIIDEVEPSRTYYTLETMPWLYPDSPDSYLSLLEAIDRDRFAVHLDPANLVCSPQRYFHTGRLLRECFDKLGPFVRSCHAKDVVLADRFMVHLDEVRPGLGNLDYVTFLRELSRLPADTPLMLEHLATEEEYRAAADHIRSLAAAHNLALHP; this is translated from the coding sequence GTGAGACTGGGTGGACCGGTGTTGACTGACTACGAGGGTCCCGACGCGTGGGTCGCCGCCCTGCGCCAGCGGGGTTACTCTGCCGCCTACTGCCCGGTGGAGGCCAGCGCCGACGATGCCACCGTGAGGGCGTACGAGAAGGCTGCCCGGGCCGCCGACATAGTCATCGCCGAGGTGGGCGCCTGGAGCAATCCCCTCAGCCCCGACCCAGAGACCCGCCGGGCCGCCCTGGCCAGGTGTAAAGAGCAGCTTCACCTGGCCGACCGCATCGGAGCCCGCTGCTGCGTCAACATCGCCGGCTCCCGCGGCCCGTCCTGGCACGGCCCCCATGCCGATGACCTGACCGAGGCCACGTTCGGCCTCATCGTGGAGACCGTACGCGAGATCATTGATGAGGTCGAGCCCTCGCGAACCTACTACACCCTCGAGACCATGCCCTGGCTCTACCCCGACTCCCCCGACAGCTACCTCAGCCTCCTGGAGGCGATAGACCGGGACCGCTTTGCCGTGCACTTGGATCCCGCCAATCTGGTCTGCAGCCCCCAGCGGTACTTCCACACTGGCCGCCTCCTGCGCGAGTGCTTCGATAAGCTGGGACCCTTCGTGCGCAGTTGTCACGCTAAGGACGTCGTTCTCGCCGATCGTTTCATGGTGCACCTGGACGAAGTACGTCCCGGCCTGGGTAACCTGGACTACGTCACCTTCCTGCGCGAGCTCTCCCGCCTACCCGCCGATACGCCTCTCATGCTGGAACACCTGGCCACTGAGGAGGAATACCGCGCCGCAGCCGACCACATCCGGTCCCTGGCCGCGGCCCACAACCTGGCCCTCCACCCGTAG